The genomic region tttaaatggtcataatcttaaaactgcctcaaaggcatccaatgtcaatgacaaatcagctgtcatttcggtcaatgcatatttcattcaattgtccaaataatcctgacaacatggcgctcaggggagcgcttatgtttgacaaacatataCACTCTGACCTATTGTGGAGGAAATGATTAACCATATTTTATTGTACATATTATAGAGCTACAAGTACATATAGCACatgtatgatgaaatatacaGCCATCACTTTTTGCTAGTATATAATTGGGTTCAGAGTAGCTTTTAAGAGGCCTAATTCAGTcattaattagttttattatCCCCAAATATGAACAAATAGTCTTGTCAGTGCTGACTATGCCTCTTAGATGATAAGTGCAGAACTGCGAACACCTCCTAGCATCAACCATTTCCAAGCATCATTAAGACATAATTGATGATTgcaaaaaaaacagaatataaaGATGAAGCACTGTCATACATAATCGTTAATttttctataagcaattaaagaTGCATATACATAGTAGCAggtttattatgtttttatatgcagGAACCACACGAGATAACTTCAAAGGTAAAAAGGTCACCCAGCTGGAGTATGAAGCTTATGAGCCAATGGCACGCAAAGAGATGTTGAAAATCTGTGCTCAGGTCCGCGAGAGGTGGCGTGTGGAAAATATTGCAATTGTACACAGGATTGGGTACGTCTAAAATGGACTGGCGTCCAAGTGTTAATGGTAGTATTTTAGATCGCTTTAATTTTCGTTAATTTTCGTTGtcctttttaataatttttttcattttggccAATTTGATTGACACCATTATTTGTCATCATAAAACAACAGTTGAATATTTTGCTAGGATTTTAATTTGCAACATAATCGTTTCTCAAgaaaatgtgatattaaaacaatctaCAGTGGCTTTAGGATGATAACTTTTGTTTCAGTTAACATTCAAATTTATTcagtacatattattttatttggtaTAGGGTAAATCACTCTTGTTATGCTATACCATGACTGGCAATGGTTAATCATCTTAAAAAAACTGTACATTTCTCATTGATTCcaacatttaaaattacaaatatctTTTCGCCTGTATATTGTAACATTTCTACTGTTTTCTTTAAAGCATATCTGCTTTTTGAAGACAAACTAAGGGATGGTAGTAATATAAAGCCATGGTGTTGTGTAGTTTGTACGCAAAAGCTATAATGATAGTCATAATtcagaaaccttaaaaaatattaagcaGGACTTTTGCTACAAATCTTAACAAtagtatgcatatatatgtgtaGCAAGTTCATCACTCTGGCTATACGgtaatttattttgagtttaATATGctcttaaataaattgttagaACACTGACAACATTTGcattgtttctgtttgtctgttCCTCCATCCACAATTTTATCTTTTTCAAGACTAAATTTGGGCGTTCAAGactaaattgttgttgttgacattGCAATGATcttctaaataacttttaaatcatCGATAATATTAACCTCAAATTTCATtcgggccccaatttctcaaaagttcttaagcttaacaggcttaagtagcttatttcaattagccaaaatacataattaaattatattttgaataatgaaaaatggttgaatgtaattgacagatttacagataattgctatctaaagtataaacactattaaagaagtaaatattatgcaaatttttgaaaaacaaaaactttaatcctgttataagagacttaagaattctcgagaaatttgggccagtTGATCACAGTAATAATACAatcttttattaaaagtaaaataactgATTTCATAAATGTTATTAGATTTTTCAGTTTAATACCGGTagttatattcaataaataaattcatttttaacatttatgaatTAGGAATTGAATAAGGTTTCAAGTATCAATATATCACATTGCAATTTTGTGTGTAATACAAAAATTATAACCCTCTGACTAACTATTACCAAATAGCCTCCctttttcatcaatatataaTGAAAGTTAAAGATTGCATTATGTTGAACGCCAATTTCTTGAAACGCTATCTTTCAAGGCTCTTATCACATAGGTGATGGCTCTAGTTTTCTCTGTATGAACCTGATTACATAATCTCTGATATATTTTCCCAGTGTGGTGCCAGTGATGGAGGCAAGTGTGGCTATAGTTGTGTCCTCTCCTCACCGGCGGGAATCCCTCGAGGCCGTGCAGTATGCCATTGATACTCTCAAGGCTTCTGTGCCCATATGGAAAAAGGTATTAGTCAGGCTGATAATAGTAATGCTTCGTCATAGTAATGGACTGCAGACTTTTATAATGTCCATCCAGTGGGAACTAAGCCCTGATGACCACAGGCACCAGGTGGACTCGACAGAGTCAATTTAAAAACTAGCTTAAAAGTAAGAAAGTTTTAAGTGTTGTTTGAATGTCAATGTTAACATGTATGTGGAAAATTATCTCAGATACATCATTTTCAACACAATGACTACTAGGATGATAAATAATAGATAAGTTAAACTTTGCAAAAgtgttcattattttcttttatgttcatatatttttcatttcctgtgtttttaaaattttaaaattgaaaggtgcactaacaaatacatttgttgGCACTCGTGTAAAAGCATGACTGTAAAATGATTCATGTAAGAAAAATGTCAGTACATTTTTAATGTCAGCAACACCTTAATTGATGACATTCAACACAGAGGAGTGGTATGAAGATGGTTCATGCTCTCTTGATGATTTCTTTCATGAATGGTATGAAGATGGTTCATGCTCTCCTGATGATTTCTTTCAGGGGTGGTATAAAGATGGTACATGCtctcctgttgttgtttttcaggaGCTGTATAAAAATGGTACATGCTCTCCTGATGAGTATGTCTCCCCCCATTCATATGGaggcatattgtttttgccctgtccgtcagtcagtcagtcagtctgtacgtcacactttgttttcactcaataactatagaatgCTTAGACCTAgcaacttcatacttggtatgctgattggtcatgactagtagatgacccccatTGATTTTTTGATCAGTaggtcgaaggtcaaggtcgcggtaaACTTTAGATGAACAAATGGT from Mya arenaria isolate MELC-2E11 chromosome 3, ASM2691426v1 harbors:
- the LOC128225858 gene encoding molybdopterin synthase catalytic subunit-like produces the protein MDVVDITVDAISVEQLTQRVSSPSCGAISSFLGTTRDNFKGKKVTQLEYEAYEPMARKEMLKICAQVRERWRVENIAIVHRIGVVPVMEASVAIVVSSPHRRESLEAVQYAIDTLKASVPIWKKEWYEDGTCSWKENSECCGPKKSNPA